A DNA window from Rhodococcus sp. Z13 contains the following coding sequences:
- a CDS encoding HpcH/HpaI aldolase/citrate lyase family protein, giving the protein MTSEQHLRRRAVLVAPGSDERKASKALASTADEVVLDLEDAVTAAQKDTARELVAPLVREHGAGRTVSVRINGRGTPWFEDDLRACAALGDALASIVIPKVESAEDLVEADRILGDSPVVVQALIETPAGVQRIDEIVTGPRVAGVIIGYADLGASLGRSRTAAPEHWLYVQDRVLHAARTAGVQAIDGPFLGITDDDAFRHSARWVADLGFDGKWVIHPAQIDSAAAAFTPTDAQVESARKVLAALEEAENRGAGAAQLDGQMLDEAVAVAARRTLSKIGA; this is encoded by the coding sequence GTGACTTCCGAGCAACACCTCCGCCGGCGCGCCGTCCTCGTCGCCCCCGGCTCCGACGAACGCAAGGCGTCCAAAGCCCTCGCCTCCACCGCCGACGAAGTGGTCCTCGACCTCGAGGACGCCGTCACCGCGGCGCAGAAGGACACGGCCCGCGAGCTCGTCGCCCCTCTCGTCCGCGAGCACGGCGCCGGCCGCACCGTCTCGGTGCGCATCAACGGCCGCGGCACGCCCTGGTTCGAGGACGACCTACGGGCGTGCGCGGCCCTCGGGGACGCGCTCGCCTCGATCGTGATCCCGAAGGTCGAGAGCGCCGAGGATCTCGTCGAGGCCGACCGCATCCTCGGCGACTCGCCGGTCGTGGTGCAGGCCCTCATCGAAACCCCGGCGGGCGTGCAGCGCATCGACGAGATCGTGACCGGGCCGCGAGTGGCCGGGGTGATCATCGGCTACGCCGATCTCGGTGCCTCCCTGGGACGTTCCCGCACGGCTGCTCCCGAGCACTGGCTGTACGTGCAGGACCGTGTGTTGCACGCCGCCCGCACCGCGGGTGTCCAGGCGATCGACGGCCCGTTCCTCGGCATCACCGACGACGACGCCTTCCGTCACTCGGCGCGGTGGGTCGCCGACCTCGGGTTCGACGGCAAGTGGGTGATCCACCCGGCGCAGATCGATTCCGCCGCCGCAGCGTTCACTCCCACCGATGCACAGGTCGAGTCGGCCCGCAAGGTGCTCGCCGCGCTCGAGGAGGCCGAGAACCGTGGGGCCGGAGCCGCCCAGCTGGACGGCCAGATGCTCGACGAGGCCGTCGCCGTCGCCGCCCGCCGCACCCTGTCCAAGATCGGAGCCTGA